A window of Rhododendron vialii isolate Sample 1 chromosome 13a, ASM3025357v1 contains these coding sequences:
- the LOC131314506 gene encoding F-box protein At4g18380-like — translation MEHWAAKKKKKEAAENQFQRLPDDVVLNIFNKLYDIQCLCRCFVVSKRFSFLIPLVQTVSIESKTWSSKYDCKTVPWKSRYGHGGTLPLGNLSENLITNLVFRPLRELYFRFVFPTSHRDVSGVMFLSKLTHVRALNIELPSNFVGEDDSVSKWGAKFTPNLDSVTFLYASSLSKMMESEQQQQQQSESEEPEEEEEEESEESEEEEEEEESESESEEEEKEEEEEEEEEEEEMEHGITNRERNRRIVIAIECIKDAVLWLGILFFVSDCPLSHFPMLQSVTITDSKKKGAKLCLSGEKLAECRNTFSMTRMHSLSNMAWSWTLENMRVGYVPVLHLPMSEYVMKGVTIVNYKMFADDDYDAYKAMVDAFAEEQDVFSEAVVQIQEKHKDCMINLLF, via the coding sequence ATGGAGCACTGGGcggcgaagaagaagaaaaaagaagcagctgAGAACCAGTTCCAGCGTTTGCCAGACGACGTCGTACTCAACATCTTCAACAAGCTCTATGACATCCAATGCCTCTGCAGATGCTTTGTTGTCTCCAAGCGATTCTCTTTCCTCATCCCTCTCGTCCAAACAGTCTCTATCGAAAGCAAAACCTGGAGTTCTAAATATGATTGCAAAACTGTTCCCTGGAAATCTAGATATGGTCACGGAGGAACTCTTCCCCTTGGAAATCTCTCAGAAAACTTAATAACCAACTTGGTCTTCAGACCCCTTCGAGAGCTCTACTTTCGCTTTGTCTTTCCTACTTCTCATCGGGATGTTTCTGGAGTCATGTTCCTCTCTAAATTAACACACGTTCGAGCTCTCAACATTGAGCTTCCCTCCAATTTCGTTGGTGAAGATGATTCTGTTTCCAAATGGGGTGCTAAATTCACCCCAAATCTCGACAGTGTCACGTTTCTCTATGCAtcatctctctctaaaatgatGGAATctgaacaacaacaacaacaacaatctgAATCTGAAGAacctgaagaagaagaagaagaagaatccgaagaatctgaagaagaagaagaagaggaagaatcTGAATCTGAATCTGAAGAAGaggagaaggaagaagaagaagaagaagaagaagaagaagaagaaatggagcATGGGATTACTAATAGGGAGCGAAATCGTCGAATAGTTATAGCCATTGAATGCATAAAAGATGCAGTGTTGTGGCTAGGgatcttgttttttgtttcagaTTGCCCTCTTTCGCATTTTCCAATGCTTCAGAGCGTTACCATCACCGATTCTAAGAAAAAGGGGGCGAAGCTCTGTTTGAGTGGTGAAAAGCTTGCGGAGTGCAGGAATACATTCAGTATGACCAGGATGCATTCGTTGTCGAACATGGCTTGGTCATGGACGCTAGAGAATATGAGGGTTGGGTATGTGCCTGTTTTACATCTGCCAATGTCCGAGTATGTGATGAAAGGGGTCACCATTGTCAACTACAAAATGTTTGCTGATGATGATTATGACGCCTATAAGGCCATGGTGGATGCTTTTGCGGAGGAACAAGATGTGTTTTCAGAAGCCGTGGTGCAGATTCAGGAAAAACACAAGGACTGTATGATCAATTTATTGTTCTAG
- the LOC131314514 gene encoding F-box protein At4g18380-like — protein sequence MNQFQRLPNDVVVIIFDKVSDIKWLCRCFVVSKRFSSLVPRVRTLSIQTNAWDYLSIPRSDFEKLAVLPSLNDSGFEFLAKLTQVRSLNLDLVSDFIANNDSVFKWGAKLTSNLDSITFLYAASLTKMMDSEEEETEITQEELVPPLSLAIECLGEAILWLGILSLDIPKHPMLQSITITDSMNKGVRLCLGGEKLVECKNAFRIAVERLKEAASRTRTGYAPVLRLPMSGYVMKRVTIVQFKLYNGDDSEANLAMVDAFAEEQGVFSEAMVQILKNHKDSIKIFQNLN from the coding sequence atgaaccaGTTCCAGCGTTTGCCGAATGACGTCGTGGTCATCATCTTCGACAAGGTGTCCGACATAAAATGGCTGTGCAGATGCTTCGTGGTCTCCAAGCGATTCTCTTCCCTCGTCCCTCGCGTCCGAACACTCTCCATCCAAACCAATGCCTGGGATTACCTTTCCATTCCCCGTTCGGACTTCGAAAAGCTCGCTGTCCTGCCTTCTTTGAATGATTCTGGCTTCGAGTTCTTGGCGAAGCTGACACAGGTTCGATCACTGAATCTCGACCTTGTCTCCGATTTCATCGCTAACAACGATTCTGTTTTCAAATGGGGTGCCAAACTCACCTCAAATCTCGACAGCATCACGTTTCTCTACGCAGCATCTCTCACTAAAATGATGGattcagaagaagaagaaactgagATAACTCAGGAAGAGCTGGTTCCCCCACTATCTCTAGCCATTGAGTGCCTAGGAGAGGCAATCTTGTGGTTAGGAATCTTGTCTCTTGATATCCCGAAACACCCAATGCTTCAGAGCATTACCATCACCGATTCGATGAACAAAGGGGTGAGGCTCTGTTTGGGTGGTGAAAAGCTTGTGGAGTGCAAAAACGCTTTCAGGATTGCCGTTGAGCGCCTAAAAGAGGCAGCATCACGGACGCGGACTGGGTATGCGCCTGTTTTACGGCTCCCTATGTCTGGGTATGTGATGAAACGGGTGACCATTGTCCAGTTCAAACTGTACAATGGTGATGATTCTGAAGCCAATTTGGCCATGGTGGATGCGTTTGCGGAAGAACAAGGTGTTTTTTCTGAAGCCATGGTTCAGATTCTGAAAAACCACAAGGACAGTATCAAAATTTTCCAGAACTTAAATTGA
- the LOC131314510 gene encoding uncharacterized protein LOC131314510 — MSHIDGALGEEEEEEEAENQFHRLADDVVVNIFDKLSDVKCLCRCFVVSRRFSSLVSRVQTVSVKSYGTWELNYLPIVDYDSPGLEQHLNHLIHGLGINFLAKLTHVRALHIELPSDFGSQNDSVFKWAANFTAKLDGVMILYAESLSKIMESEQEEEDETDEQEEEEEETNEQEEEDKTDSPLLVIKRSVKDAVFRLGILSYVVERHPMLESVTITDSKNKGAKLCLGGEKIAECRNWLNFDRVIQPVIGESWRKKCMNIGTVPVLELPTSGYVMKWVIFAYYKLFADEDSEVETAMVNAFAEEQGVFSEAAVQILKNHNGLLKNLMRDPGIC, encoded by the coding sequence atgagccATATCGATGGAGCACtgggtgaagaagaagaagaagaagaagcagagaaCCAGTTCCACAGATTGGCCGACGACGTCGTTGTCAACATCTTCGACAAGCTCTCCGACGTCAAATGCCTCTGCAGATGCTTCGTTGTCTCCCGGCGATTCTCTTCCCTCGTCTCCCGCGTCCAAACAGTCTCCGTCAAAAGCTATGGTACGTGGGAATTGAATTACCTTCCGATAGTAGACTATGATTCTCCAGGTCTCGAACAACACTTGAATCACTTAATCCACGGATTGGGCATCAACTTCCTTGCTAAGTTAACACACGTTCGAGCTCTGCATATCGAACTCCCCTCCGATTTCGGAAGTCAGAATGATTCTGTTTTCAAGTGGGCGGCCAATTTCACCGCAAAACTCGATGGCGTCATGATTCTCTATGCCgaatctctctctaaaatcatgGAAtctgaacaagaagaagaagatgaaactgatgaacaagaagaagaagaagaagaaaccaatgaacaagaagaagaagataaaactGATAGTCCATTGCTCGTAATCAAAAGAAGCGTGAAAGATGCAGTGTTCCGGCTAGGAATCTTGTCTTATGTTGTCGAGCGACACCCAATGCTTGAGAGCGTTACCATCACCGATTCAAAGAACAAGGGAGCGAAGCTCTGTTTGGGTGGTGAAAAGATTGCGGAGTGCAGGAATTGGTTGAATTTTGACAGGGTGATTCAGCCCGTGATAGGGGAGTCATGGAGGAAAAAGTGTATGAATATTGGGACTGTGCCTGTTTTAGAGCTCCCTACGTCTGGGTATGTGATGAAATGGGTGATCTTTGCGTATTACAAATTGTTTGCTGATGAAGATTCTGAGGTCGAGACGGCCATGGTGAATGCGTTTGCGGAGGAGCAAGGTGTTTTTTCAGAAGCCGCGGTGCAGATTCTGAAAAACCATAATGGCCTGTTGAAAAATTTGATGCGAGATCCTGGTATCTGCTAG
- the LOC131314507 gene encoding F-box protein At4g18380-like, translating into MEKWAAKKKNKEPEDQFQRLPDDVVLNIFDKLSDIQCLCRCVIVSKRFSSLIPLVQTVSIESKTWNSKYDRKIVPWNSKYDHGGTFPLGYLSASLITNLVFRPLRGLHNRTLFPTSPRDVSGVMFLTRLTHVRALNIELPSAFVGNNDSVFKWGAKFTPNLDSVTFLYASSLSKMMESEQQDESEEEESESESEEEEEEEMETEQEDESEEEEEEEMENWITYRERNRRLLIAIDCIKDAVLWLGILCFVSHGPMLQSVTIIDSKKKGVKLCLSGEKLVECRNTFSMCRMNSLSNMGRSWTLENMKVGYVPVLQLPMSEYVMKGVTIVNYKMFADDDYDASKAMVDAFAEEQDVFSEAVVQIQEKHKDCLTNVLF; encoded by the coding sequence ATGGAGAAGTGGGCGgcgaaaaagaagaacaaagaaccaGAGGACCAGTTCCAGCGTTTGCCAGATGACGTCGTACTCAACATCTTCGACAAGCTCTCCGACATCCAATGCCTCTGCAGATGCGTCATTGTCTCCAAGCGATTCTCTTCCCTCATCCCTCTCGTCCAAACAGTCTCTATCGAAAGCAAAACCTGGAATTCTAAATATGATCGCAAAATTGTTCCCTGGAATTCTAAATATGATCACGGAGGAACTTTTCCCCTCGGATATCTCTCAGCATCCTTAATAACCAACTTGGTCTTCAGACCCCTTCGAGGGCTCCACAATCGCACTCTCTTTCCTACTTCTCCTCGGGATGTTTCTGGAGTCATGTTCCTCACTAGATTAACACACGTTCGAGCTCTCAACATTGAGCTTCCCTCTGCTTTCGTGGGTAACAATGATTCTGTTTTCAAATGGGGTGCCAAATTCACCCCAAATCTTGACAGTGTCACATTTCTCTATGCAtcatctctctctaaaatgatGGAATCTGAACAACAAGACGaatctgaagaagaagaatctgaATCTGaatctgaagaagaagaagaagaagagatggaaACTGAACAAGAAGACGaatctgaagaagaagaagaagaagaaatggagaATTGGATTACTTATAGGGAGCGAAATCGCCGACTACTTATAGCCATTGACTGCATCAAAGATGCAGTGTTGTGGCTAGGGATCTTGTGTTTTGTCTCGCATGGCCCGATGCTTCAGAGCGTTACCATCATCGATTCAAAGAAAAAGGGTGTGAAGCTCTGTTTGAGCGGTGAAAAGCTTGTGGAATGCAGGAATACATTCAGTATGTGCAGGATGAATTCGTTGTCAAACATGGGTAGGTCATGGACGCTAGAGAATATGAAGGTTGGGTATGTGCCTGTTTTACAACTGCCAATGTCCGAGTATGTGATGAAAGGGGTGACCATTGTTAACTACAAAATGTTCGCTGATGATGATTATGACGCCTCTAAGGCCATGGTGGATGCTTTTGCTGAGGAACAAGATGTGTTTTCAGAAGCCGTGGTTCAGATTCAGGAAAAACACAAGGACTGTTTGACCAATGTATTGTTCTAG